The Pungitius pungitius chromosome 14, fPunPun2.1, whole genome shotgun sequence genome contains the following window.
CTCTGTGACGACAGGCTGCTGTTCTCTATCAGGCCACCAGCGTTGTCCGTCACTTTCGAGAGCTCGCCCTGGATCAGATCGAGAGACTgctgggcctggggggggggtggggacacacacacacacacacacacacacacaccacatagaTGACCTTAATAACCTGGAGTGGGACCCTCATTAGCAGTTGTATCAGATACAAACAAGTGTTCTTACCGTATACAGATCCCCAGCCACCTTTTGCCGCTCATTCTCTTCAGTCTCCAGCTTGGACAGGGTCTTGGTGAGCTTGGTTTTCAGCTggaattaatcatttaaaaaaagacaatcagCACATGCTCCAAAAGCACGTTTGAAAAATTCAAACCAGACACTGTATTAATATTTATCAAAaaaatcatgttgttttttcagtccttttttttctgtaattaatAAGGAGGCTACATTTCTGATCGAGCTATTGATGGTCTGAACACAGCCAATTGATTTTCAAGATATACGGACACCACAGAAAACTGTCCAGTGACATCATGGCAAGGCAAAggccagagacagacagacaaggaGTGTGCAGTGAAATTATAGCATTTTTTTGGAAGATATAGTAAAATCCCAGTGTAGAGAAGGAAGAGTTAGTTGTGCAAGTATCCCAGAGGGCAAAGGTGAGTTCACTTTCACCCTATTGACTGGTGTTCTAGCTccgaaaataagaaaatattctCGAGTTTAAGGGTTGGGTAAGTAGAGGTTAAGGATGACGACCCGCAGAAGCAGAAGATGGGGAGCCCCGTGGCAGCAAGTCAGAGCAGGGAGGCTGCTGGGTGCAATAAGGGAAAGGTTTAAAAAGAGGAGCTCTAGCTAGAGGGGGAGCAACGCTTACCAAAATCAGCTCCTCATTCTGTCTGATAGCCTCTGTGTACGAGTCATTAAGTCTGGTCTGCAAATCAGTCAACAGATCTTTGAGCTGAAATTAAGTTTGAGATGATGTGTTTAAATGGGACTGTGTCCACACAGTCTGCAAAGCTGACGTCTACAAAGGGGCAACACTGCCGTTATTTAGCAAAGGTTTCTGGGGgtaaataaaagcacaggatcCAAAGGCGCCCCTTAAAGTTAGTCTGTTGAGCGTATAAAAGTCACAGCAAGAGACGACTGTGTGAAGACCAAAACAAGGCATGATcatgaaaagtcacaaacaacggCACTTGTTCTTTCTCCAGCTAAGGACGTGACGGAGGATCAGGAAGGTGGAGGAGTTTTGGCTCACCTCTCTGACTTCGGTTACGTAGGTGGCACTCTCACGCTCCGCTCTCTCCAACTCGGACtcaaaatgctgtttttctcttctaagCTGAAAGGCACAACAACAGAGGCTCAGAGTTACTTGTGAGATAAAACACATGCTGAAAAAGGCTGAATTTTGGAATTTATAATAACTAACGAAATACAAGTGTGTTAAGCTACAGGctaattgtaaaacacaacgTCGCATTTCTTTTCCCTGACGGACCACACGAGGTCTAGGAAAGATGTAAAGGAGAATTCTTCAAATCTCaagaaacaacaacagggaGCAATGCTGTTGCTCAGAAAACTCACCGTGgaccctttttttgtttaaaaaaaaaaaaactcattaaaaaaaaaaaaaaaaagtaagtaacCAACTTGACCACATGATATGGACGGCTGAATGTTGCTGTGCTTTAAGTGATGTTGCTGCATTGTACTGAGTTTCCCGTATGATAAAAGGAGGGCAGCGCTAAAGCACCTTTCCTCAGCATTTAGAGAATTGAAAACAGCAACTGAATACTTCCATATCACGTCACTCAATtaagcaaaggaaaaaaaatgtttaaactatTCGGCTGCAGCTTTGAGATGTGCGTTTTTAGTGTACTGACATTTTCCAACTCTGCTCCATCAGTTAGTCTCTCAATCTCTTGCTCCATGGCTGTAGCTTTGAGGCTCATCTGAGGGAGGAGGCAGAAGAATGATGCAATCAAGTGAGAACCCAATATTGTGTAATATTGTGCAATAATCAGTAATCTGGTGTTCAATCGGGGAGTTGCCTCCTGGTAAAGCTGAACCCATACTTCTTTGAGCTCTCCCTGTGTCCGCTCCAGCTTGCCCTTCCAGCgagactcctcctgctccacgcTGTTCTGGAGGCGCTGTAGGATGCCCTCCTGTGGATGCAGCAGGTACGACAGCTCAGTTTGAGGCCGGAGGCGCCGCTGCACTACGCTAGAACGTGTAACTGCTTAAACCTCCTCTCACCGTCTCCGCCAACACCTTCTTGTACGTCTCACAGTCCTTCTGAAGAATCCTCTGGGCTTCATCAGCTTCTTTCAGCTTCTCAACCAGCCCCTAAGTGCGAGAGATTTGGAAGTATTTGTTGATAAAAGATGCATTCGGGTTCAAAAAGGGAAGCTGTTGGAATGTACATTTCCACCGTATCCACCTCAGAGTCCCCTGATGCAGGGTTGGATGCTGCAGCTGAGCATTCAGCTGCTGCTCCCTCAAATCGGCGGAGCCAGTCCTGATGGTTCTAGTGGAACGAAgagatccaaaaaaaaagagacgacGTCATGACACAGGATGAGAAGTGACCCGCTGTAAGATGCAaattcaaaaacacaattaaaagttaaaaaactAACACCACCCATACCTGCTCACTGGGCAGAGGCACAAGGGGCAGAAGTCTGTGCAGGACATCTCGACACTCAGCCTGACACACTGACAGGGCTGTCTGGTTCTCCTGCAAGGCGATGGGAGGGGGCAGAGAGGAaaaagacggaggaggagagattGAGCACAGATGGTTCAAACGCTTCAGTCACTTCGAAGACAAGATTCAGAGATCATGAGCAGATATGACCACGGCTTTTCCTTCTTCCCCATCTCCTTTGCATGATGGTTTTAAAACCAGTTATTCCTCAAGTCACTCCAGTCAGTGTGTCATTATGGTCAGCATTTTAGATTATAGATTCAACAGCATTAGGATAAACACTGTCTTATGATTATCCCAAAACATCAGCAAAGTGTCAGCAATCCCAGATTCAGAGCACATCGCGTGCTTCGGTCCTCCTGCAACCACAAATACATCAATCTGCCTTCACTAAAAATTGTACAAAGTACCCTGAAACTCTTCAAAAACCTTTAAAGAAAAGGTAGCTAATTGTCCCCCTACAATAAGCAAGCATCATGCACTGTCACTGCGAGGCCTGAAGGGAGAATGGATGCCAAGCACGAGCCAGCTGGCACTTTAACCACTATTCACATTAACACGCCGTGTCAAAGGCAGCTCGGAGAAGACTGTATAGACTTGAGTACAGGCAGCGTGCACCGACGGGACACGCAGCAGCTGCCAAGGAACTGCCTGGCTCAGCTCAGAGAAGGTGCTTTCTATTGTACGCGAACGGCAGAGGAGCCGCTGCCGTGCTGACAGTTCAGCTTGCGCCTTCCCTAATGGTAAGGAGGGGAGGGCAAAAAATACTCGCCCGCTGGGACCGTTAATAGACCAGCTATCTGGTAGCCCACTCCGTTTACACGCAGCGACGAAGAGTACGCCTTTAGATTGCGCATTGCGTTGTCACAAAGGGATCTTTCCGTTGTGAGTACGGAGCCTTGACAAACAAAGTCATAAGGCCATATTCATTTTTGAATGATCACATCTCCTTCAAAAAGAATAAGCTGTATTTATATCAAGGTGAATTAAAGAGATTTTCATCAAACGATCAAATGATATTATGTTAGAAAGCATAATGGGTAGTAAAaggcgaagaaaaaaaacatgctagAAATAAGTCACATGACGGAAAGACAGGATGGGGCAAAAGTTATGACCATGAATCTCAATCTAATGACATCTAGTGAAACAATCTCTAGGTCACTGCACACTCATTTCCATGCTTTGGGCAGGGAGAAGCAGTCTGTATATTTCAGAGCTTAAACCTATAATCTCCATTTGTTAAGTTCAGAAAGCTGGAGATCTGTAAAGGGGAGTAGCTTAGATcaacagcacaacacaaagcCAATTGAGAGAAAACAACAGAGGAGGCAGTGTGGTAAATGAGTATGCAGCTTTGTTATGtattgtggtaaaaaaaaaaaaaaaaatctcaatggGGCAATTATGGTAAAAAACTGATTCattttgggggaggggaggatgcATCAGATTGGAACTAGAGTGAAGGAGACTGAGGTGGCGTATCGAACCTTGGCGGCCTTGCTGATTTTCCCTTGAAGCATGGACTCGGTGGCTGACAGAGCTTCCATAGCACTCCAGTTTTTCTCCCGAAGCTCCTGTTTTGGTCAGTTCCAGAGAGATACCACCTTCAGTTCAGCCTCAAggaaaatgcattcattgaGCCTTTAAATGACACTACTACAGTAACAGAACAATCCGGATGCATTTCTCGTTTAAGATCGCTCCACTCTGCTTTCCACACATGCTCCGACAGCTAAAAATAAGAACACTAATAGCCTTGAGTCCCAGTCTCGCACCTTGGGTGAATAAAAGAACAATCCGCGAGATATGTATTATAACACTGTCCTGGGAGTACTTTCTATTCAAAATAAGGCGGTCTGATGacagatggtaaaaaaaaaacgaggctaAATATATTTGCTTTTCAATTCCAATAAcgatttgaaaataataaaaggtagGCGAGTTTCTAAAGCTCTGAATCACCAACAAGCACCAACAAGCTCGCCGAAACATTCAAGGCCAGCAGAGAGCATAACAAGAGTCGGCTCGAAGCTCCGTTATGCAACGCTCAGCTCCAGCAATCCAAATCAAAGTAGACATCAGGATCATGTTAAGAAAACCCCCGTAGCCAGAGAAAGCTTTCCATTTGTTatcaaatgatcaaaaaagtaaaaacgtgACTAAGTGTGAAAAAGGGAGTATGGATGCAGGGTGAAGCTCTACTGTGAGaggcagggttttttttgggggggggggggggaccacacaGAAGGGACGGAATGATGCCTCGCAGGAGCATAACAAAACTGCTACTGGTGTCATCCAGCTCAGCGCTGTAGGTAACCTACGTTGTTCTTCTTCCTATGAAGCTCCAGGGAGTCCCTCAGCTCGGCCAGCTCACCCTGCAGACCAGAGACCTGCTTCTCCTTTTCAGACAACCTGATGGAAAACAAGAAACATTCACAACTTCATTCATTCTTAAAAGTACTTCTACATGGAGGGAAATATGTAATATATCACTTACGCTTTCAGAAGCTCTGGGCTTGGCACTGCAGTGTGTGACTGCTATTTGGAGGGGGGAAAGACTCAATTAAATACTACGAATGactcatggaaaaaaaaaaagaagaggaaaataaactctGGTCTTTTCAGAGTCACTAGCCAAAAGAATTCCTTGCTCCAACCCATTTTTTGTACTTTGTTAACGTAGTAAAAATATCTTGGAGCCAAACACTTTTTCCTGCTTTAAACCTCTTGTTTGGATTGTTCCTCACCTGTTGATGCTGAACCTGCTCCACCTTCTCACTCAACTCCTTGGTTTTGGCCTTCAGCGTCCCGATAGCCTGGTCCTTTGCTGCAAGCCTGTGGGTGGTTTATGCTCATCATTAGTCAGATTGGCGGGGCACAGCTAAAAGGACAATGTGCTGAAGTGTTGGGGTGGACTTACTGATCCCGGAGTTCTTGGAGCTGGGTGGCAGAAATGGTCGTCTTTTCCCTCTGTCTCAGCTGCTCCATCTCCGCCTGCAGGGCAGCTAACTGCTTCTCcagagcctgagacacaaaTAACTGTAACTTAGACAGGAGCTCAAAGTAGGCTTATACAACATGGACCTCAAAATGAAAACCCAGGACTTCATCCGCACAGAATGCCGCCCACCTCAATGGTCTTCTCGCTGGTAGAGCTGCCGTCTTGTGCCGCTTGTAGACTCTCCTCCATTAAATTTAGCTTCACATCCCTTTCCCTCAGCCTGTGAAGCAAAGCGAGCAACGGTTCATCGCACAGAACAGTTTTGACGTCACACAGAATCTGCCAATTTGGTTTGCAGCGCTGTCTCCACCGAGAAACCATTGATCAATACGCAGCCTGTTGTGCTGGTGGAGAATTACTATCAGGGGTGTGTATGGGGAGTGTCAGCAAGAACTTATTGTTGATGTGTTAGTCTGCGTGTTGTGGATAATTATGTGATAATTATGAACTTACGTCATCTGGAGTTCCTCCAACATAGACTCCGATGACGATCCCTGTGATCAGTGGGgaggacaattaaaaaaaggaatgagtACAGAACAatgtagaggaaaaaaaacaaaacaccataAACTCCTGGTAGAGATGAAGGCAACCCACCTGCTCTGCTGTCCTTCTCTTAAGGACCTCCGTTTCATGTTTGAGTTTCTCATTTTCATCTCTTATGACCTGCACGGGGGATAGAAATGACATGGCGGCTTTAGTttgtgatttaaatgtaataaaggcAAGAAGTGGAATGTAGAGTCACTTAAAATGTACTGAGGTAACCCAAATGTGTGCGAGGGAGcacaagagaaaaacaaacacctggAGCTCCTCTTCCTTGTTGGCCATTTCTATCAGCCCCCTCTCAAGCAGGTCCTCTACAGTTTTCacattctcctctttctcttggACACTGGGTGAGAAGAAATGTTTTAGAAGGTTGTTCAGATACTCAGCCAAACCAGCTGAAGATTCAAACTATGTCCAAgtgttcatacacacacacacaccttctctggCACTGGTCCAAAGCCAGTTGGGAGGCAGCCTGCATGGGGAGAGTCAAACAGAGAGGATGAGTCAACCAGGAGAATGCACAACCACATACCAACCTATTGAAGGAACACAGCTAACCTGATCAGAAATCTGTGCCTGCAGATTCAGAACGACTGCCTTCAGTGACACGTTATCATTGTGTAAGGCCTGCAGATGAGAAGAAGGGAAGGTGGGAGAAAGGTGCGATAGTTTGAGGGAAGGCACCGTACAACACGTTTATAAAAACACCAATAAATGAGATCCGTTGGGCAACTCAAAATATCTGCTAATGTGAACCAACCTGCCCTTACACATAGTCATTGATCCATATTCCCTCATTACACATTGACACAGCATGTTCCCACAATTCCAGTGAACCGATGAACCAACGTTGTGTTAGTATAGGAAGCGGTAGATGGTGCGCTCCAGTGACCATACCTGCATGTCAGTTTCTCTGCCGGCCCCACTGCTCCTCTCAGCGTTTAGAGAATCCTCAAGgctctttctctgcagctcCTTATCGGCCAAtctagaaaaagaaagaaacaattcAGGAGAGCAcgtgacaaacaaacaacttaacattttcatttgtgaTGCAGCCGTTGTGTCTAAAAACATCTAAAAACGTTTCTCACAGCTTCTGAAGCTCCTCAATGTGAGACACATGAGAGAtctaagagaaaaaaaaatcttattaaCCCAGATATATTTCATACTTTCTTTACTTAGCATAGTTAAATGAGGTGGACCAATATACCTGTGAAGAGAGCTGAGCCTGCATGGTTTCATTTTGGACCTGAAGACCTTTATTTTCATGCATAAGATCCTGTTAAATACAGTGTATATTAGTGAAGTGAGAAGGGCTTTCCGATtcttacaaaaaataatttcaacaaTATATGACTGCAAAACAATATGACAACTCATTTGGACATCCGATACAAGCAAAGTAGGGTTGTAACGTTGTGGAGTATGATGTTGCACCTGAACGCGGGCTTGCAGCGTGTCATCGGGCATACTGTGCTGGGACCTCTCAATGAGCTCCATCACTCTCTGCTCCAGCATCTCCTTGGTAACCATGGCTTCAGTTAGACTGCTGTGTAGCGTCTGGATCTCTTTGTTCTTGTTGTTCATCTCAGCCTCCACTGACAAATACTGTCCGTgaagctctgcacacacacacacagacagacacacacaatcagcagCTGAAAGTAGCTAGTCGATTCCATTTAATATAGTGGAAGCATTAAGTCAAAGTCTGATGTATTGTACCACCTTGCTTTGAGGCCTggagtttctctctttcagcGTTAACGGTATGGAGGAAATTCTGCAGTTCTTCCCAACCTCGTTTGGCATCCTGCAGTTGGGCCTGTGGAGGGAGGGTGATACATTAAATTTGATGAACACTATTCtcaaacaaattacaaaaagtggTGTACCACCACACAGCAGCAAGTAAATGACATCCATCAAGCTCCTAGGATTCAGACAAGCTTTGGATCTGACAAAGTCAGTTAATGGCACAAACAAATGATAAAACTGtatatgttttcatttaactTTCTAGTCTGtgcattaaagaaaaatagacaGTTCTTTGCAGAGACTCTTTTATGTCAAGCCGGCAACTTAACTCTACCTTTTCGATTGTTTACAATGAAAAGACAGGAAAGGCCGCTCTCGCTGTCTCACAGGAAAGTGTTTATACGCCGTACAAAAGCCTCAAACATTCCTGCTTCCCAAGCCAACACAATCCTCTCGGCCCTGGTTCCATTTTCCCACCAACGCTCCCACCCCAGGACTTCCACTGAAACCTCCTCCCATTTCCTCTGCAATGCCTCCACACCCTCGAACCAGATCTGAAGCGGTATTTGGCCCAGCTCGGTTGGTTTTCCGGCTCCGCTGAGGATAACCATAGCCCAGGCTACATCAACACATCGTGCATCTGGATTAGCGTACCTCCAGCTGAGACACATTCTTCTTGTAGTTGACCTCCAGGGACTTCCTCtggtgctcctcctgctgcagcttgttgttgttgtccgtCAGCTCTTTCATCAGACTGGTGTACTCTGAACGCAGCTTGTTCAGCTCTGCTGAATTCCTATCAAGGAAGACAAGTACCCATGAGCGCTGTGAGAGCGGTGGATAAATAAAACTACAAATAGCCTGTACATGGCAGCTCACATCCTGCGACTGTGCTTACAGACGGATCTCTTAATGTGAGCTACACCGgcagaagagatggaggatAATGTTGAGAGGACGTCTGGGCTAAAATACAACGATGGTGATCTGAAACTCAACTACAAATAGGGCCAGCAGGAATGTTTGATGAAGATGAGACCTTTATAACGCTCTGGAGAACGCGACCAGGGGtgtgttatttaaaaagcagaGTAACACTGACTTGCTCTCCATCTGGTTGGTGGCGGAGCTGACTGCGTCCCTCAGGATGCCGTTTTCCTGCTGCAGGCGATTGATCTGGCTTTCCATCTGTTCGCTCGCCTGCTGGAACTGCACAAAAAGCAGGGGGAAAAAACGTAAGAAGAATGCCCAAAAGGTCTGCGTTCCTTCGCATCCACTCCCCACAGTAGAGCGTTGCCTAATACAATGTAATAACTGTACAGTTAATAAAAGCAACTAAGTGGAAACCTTGATCTGCATAGTCTGAAGCTCCTGGTAGCTGCCTTGCGCTTTGCCTTGCATGCTGCCCAGTTCTTTCTCCATGGCTGCACGTTGCTCTCTCATCACAGCCTCTACCCGGCCTGTCTTTTGCTTCTCTGCATTAAGCTCCTTAAAGCACAGTAGTAAAAAAGGACACATTAAGCTCTTTGCTGAAACAAGTGCAATTAATCTCTACAAACAAAACATGGGTCGGATCAAGCGCTTTTGTTGAGAACATTGAAATCCAGACCTGGTTGAGCTGTTTCACTTTGTCCTTTGCAATGGaagcctcctcctgcagagttGTGAGGAACCGCTCTCGCTCCTGTGCACCAGGGTCAGGCCTAGCTGCAGCCTGGCGGTGAGACACACAATGTCAAAAAGCGGGCATAGCAAGTCCAACTACAAATACCCCGTCAGCTGCAAAATGCAAATAGTGCAATATGTCCAAACACCGTATTTAACGGTTATCGAGCGCTCACTTTGTGCCAGGCATCCAAGGCATTGGGGCTTTTCTCCCGGAGGAGAACCATCACACTGACGGCCTCGGCCTCCGACAGAGCCAGACTGGACAGACCAGTAAGCAGCTCCTTCAGCTTCACCTCTGTTAAAatagatatatacacacatgataGGATATGCAATTTAGCAAATTGCTACATCCCCTTTATGAGATaccaaaaaaagagaaccaaACACTGGAtcagacatgtttttttcttgccttTGTCACTCTCACTCTTCTGCTTCTTGCCACTCCCTTTGGATGGTACGTCATTGTTAAGGCCCACTTGGTGGTTGGCAGGAGCTGCACAGTCAACCAGAACATGGGCTTCATCTACTGGATTTGAGAAAAAACGGGTTAATTACAAGGCCAAAGTTTCAGGCTTTCTTTTGTGTGTCCTCctatttgaagaaaaaagaaaagaaaatataaacgtTGCATGTGGGACAACTGCATCACCATTAGTATGCTCGGTCTTCTGCTTCTTTGCagaattcttcttcttgccaCTTGTAGCGACTGGGGCTGCACTGTCCACAATTCTGGTTTCAGACATCACTGGAGTCTCCTTCTTCACTGGCACTGGACGCTGTTCAGCAATAACCTCCGGCTGCTGGTTATTTGCTGGAACTTCAATGAAGAAGCGGTTTGCAATTTTCCATGAGAAACCACTATGTTGCACATACACTTTGAACTGCACTCTTCGCTACTTACCAGACTCGGTCtttggtttcttcttctcctttttcttcccaGAGATCTGGGGAGGTGTTTGAGCCTGAATAGGAGCCTGAGGGGcttggacctggacctggacctcAAGTTTGGGGGAGGGAGGTTTCTCTACTTTGCGAACGACCTGCTGTGAGCCGTTCAGCTCTGGCTCCTCAGAAGGAGCGActgcagcagtggcagcagcagcagtggcagcagcagcagcagtggcagcgGCTGTTGCAGCCCTGGCCgcctttttctccttcttctttctctctctcagaccAGCAGGTGCCTCGGGGGACACTGAAACAGGCACATTGGGAATCGGGGATGGT
Protein-coding sequences here:
- the ktn1 gene encoding kinectin isoform X2 translates to MAVDIYDSQYLLILAPTLVIALMFLFFWLFMKETSYDEVLARQKRDLKLPPPKPETRKKNEKKKSKKKETASGGGGVGGGGGGESEEDLQEFDVANGANSSTPEEEEELAPTPDPAPPSPIPNVPVSVSPEAPAGLRERKKKEKKAARAATAAATAAAAATAAAATAAVAPSEEPELNGSQQVVRKVEKPPSPKLEVQVQVQAPQAPIQAQTPPQISGKKKEKKKPKTESVPANNQQPEVIAEQRPVPVKKETPVMSETRIVDSAAPVATSGKKKNSAKKQKTEHTNDEAHVLVDCAAPANHQVGLNNDVPSKGSGKKQKSESDKEVKLKELLTGLSSLALSEAEAVSVMVLLREKSPNALDAWHKAAARPDPGAQERERFLTTLQEEASIAKDKVKQLNQELNAEKQKTGRVEAVMREQRAAMEKELGSMQGKAQGSYQELQTMQIKFQQASEQMESQINRLQQENGILRDAVSSATNQMESKNSAELNKLRSEYTSLMKELTDNNNKLQQEEHQRKSLEVNYKKNVSQLEAQLQDAKRGWEELQNFLHTVNAEREKLQASKQELHGQYLSVEAEMNNKNKEIQTLHSSLTEAMVTKEMLEQRVMELIERSQHSMPDDTLQARVQDLMHENKGLQVQNETMQAQLSSQISHVSHIEELQKLLADKELQRKSLEDSLNAERSSGAGRETDMQALHNDNVSLKAVVLNLQAQISDQAASQLALDQCQRSVQEKEENVKTVEDLLERGLIEMANKEEELQVIRDENEKLKHETEVLKRRTAEQGSSSESMLEELQMTLRERDVKLNLMEESLQAAQDGSSTSEKTIEALEKQLAALQAEMEQLRQREKTTISATQLQELRDQLAAKDQAIGTLKAKTKELSEKVEQVQHQQQSHTAVPSPELLKALSEKEKQVSGLQGELAELRDSLELHRKKNNELREKNWSAMEALSATESMLQGKISKAAKENQTALSVCQAECRDVLHRLLPLVPLPSEQNHQDWLRRFEGAAAECSAAASNPASGDSEGLVEKLKEADEAQRILQKDCETYKKVLAETEGILQRLQNSVEQEESRWKGKLERTQGELKEMSLKATAMEQEIERLTDGAELENLRREKQHFESELERAERESATYVTEVRELKDLLTDLQTRLNDSYTEAIRQNEELILLKTKLTKTLSKLETEENERQKVAGDLYTAQQSLDLIQGELSKVTDNAGGLIENSSLSSQSEEIDRKEKVTAGLNQTVKELQQLLQGVSQQLAKRQEVEADKDLPKV
- the ktn1 gene encoding kinectin isoform X1 → MAVDIYDSQYLLILAPTLVIALMFLFFWLFMKETSYDEVLARQKRDLKLPPPKPETRKKNEKKKSKKKETASGGGGVGGGGGGESEEDLQEFDVANGANSSTPEEEEELAPTPDPAPPSPIPNVPVSVSPEAPAGLRERKKKEKKAARAATAAATAAAAATAAAATAAVAPSEEPELNGSQQVVRKVEKPPSPKLEVQVQVQAPQAPIQAQTPPQISGKKKEKKKPKTESVPANNQQPEVIAEQRPVPVKKETPVMSETRIVDSAAPVATSGKKKNSAKKQKTEHTNVDEAHVLVDCAAPANHQVGLNNDVPSKGSGKKQKSESDKEVKLKELLTGLSSLALSEAEAVSVMVLLREKSPNALDAWHKAAARPDPGAQERERFLTTLQEEASIAKDKVKQLNQELNAEKQKTGRVEAVMREQRAAMEKELGSMQGKAQGSYQELQTMQIKFQQASEQMESQINRLQQENGILRDAVSSATNQMESKNSAELNKLRSEYTSLMKELTDNNNKLQQEEHQRKSLEVNYKKNVSQLEAQLQDAKRGWEELQNFLHTVNAEREKLQASKQELHGQYLSVEAEMNNKNKEIQTLHSSLTEAMVTKEMLEQRVMELIERSQHSMPDDTLQARVQDLMHENKGLQVQNETMQAQLSSQISHVSHIEELQKLLADKELQRKSLEDSLNAERSSGAGRETDMQALHNDNVSLKAVVLNLQAQISDQAASQLALDQCQRSVQEKEENVKTVEDLLERGLIEMANKEEELQVIRDENEKLKHETEVLKRRTAEQGSSSESMLEELQMTLRERDVKLNLMEESLQAAQDGSSTSEKTIEALEKQLAALQAEMEQLRQREKTTISATQLQELRDQLAAKDQAIGTLKAKTKELSEKVEQVQHQQQSHTAVPSPELLKALSEKEKQVSGLQGELAELRDSLELHRKKNNELREKNWSAMEALSATESMLQGKISKAAKENQTALSVCQAECRDVLHRLLPLVPLPSEQNHQDWLRRFEGAAAECSAAASNPASGDSEGLVEKLKEADEAQRILQKDCETYKKVLAETEGILQRLQNSVEQEESRWKGKLERTQGELKEMSLKATAMEQEIERLTDGAELENLRREKQHFESELERAERESATYVTEVRELKDLLTDLQTRLNDSYTEAIRQNEELILLKTKLTKTLSKLETEENERQKVAGDLYTAQQSLDLIQGELSKVTDNAGGLIENSSLSSQSEEIDRKEKVTAGLNQTVKELQQLLQGVSQQLAKRQEVEADKDLPKV